One window of the Triticum dicoccoides isolate Atlit2015 ecotype Zavitan chromosome 3B, WEW_v2.0, whole genome shotgun sequence genome contains the following:
- the LOC119280667 gene encoding epoxide hydrolase A-like, translated as MEGVVIRHRTVEANGISMHVAEAGPEVDAKGAVLFLHGFPELWYSWRHQMDHLGDRGYRCIAPDLRGYGGTTAPPDVASYTAFHIVGDLVALLDTLGLAKVFVVGHDWGALIAWYLCLFRPERVTALVNTSVAFMRHIMIRNGPDFVNPIEYFNRAYGPNYYKCRFQEPGVAEKQFAPAHAKRLMRQMLCHCFSHGVFCDEEMDDNKYPTSPLPPWLTEDDIDYFVTSFEKTGFTGAINYYRNFDKNCELAAPWADAKVQVPTKYIVGDGDITYNFEGIQDYIHGGGFKEDVPLLDEVVVIPGAGHFIQQERAQEVSDHIYDFIIKF; from the exons ATGGAGGGTGTGGTGATCAGACACCGGACTGTGGAGGCGAACGGCATATCGATGCACGTGGCGGAAGCCGGCCCCGAGGTGGACGCCAAGGGGGCGGTGTTGTTCCTGCACGGCTTCCCAGAGCTGTGGTACTCGTGGCGCCATCAGATGGACCACTTGGGGGATCGTGGTTACCGCTGCATCGCACCTGACCTCCGTGGCTATGGTGGCACCACTGCACCACCGGATGTGGCTTCTTACACCGCCTTTCACATCGTTGGTGACCTTGTTGCGCTCCTTGACACCTTAGGGCTTGCAAAG GTGTTTGTGGTGGGGCACGACTGGGGCGCCCTCATCGCGTGGTACCTGTGCCTCTTCCGTCCGGAGCGTGTGACGGCACTCGTCAACACCAGTGTCGCCTTCATGCGCCATATCATGATCCGCAACGGTCCCGACTTCGTGAATCCCATAGAGTACTTCAACCGCGCATACGGCCCCAACTACTACAAGTGCCGCTTCCAG GAGCCAGGTGTCGCGGAGAAGCAGTTCGCGCCGGCGCACGCCAAGCGCCTGATGAGGCAAATGTTGTGCCACTGCTTTAGCCACGGCGTGTTCTGTGATGAGGAGATGGACGACAACAAGTACCCGACATCACCGCTTCCGCCTTGGCTCACTGAGGATGACATTGACTACTTTGTCACCTCCTTCGAAAAGACTGGCTTCACTGGTGCCATCAACTACTACCGCAACTTTGACAAGAACTGCGAGCTGGCGGCACCATGGGCAGATGCCAAAGTGCAGGTGCCGACCAAGTACATTGTGGGAGACGGTGACATCACGTACAACTTTGAGGGGATCCAGGATTACATCCATGGTGGTGGGTTTAAGGAGGATGTTCCGCTCCTAGATGAGGTGGTCGTCATCCCCGGCGCTGGCCACTTTATCCAGCAGGAGAGGGCCCAGGAGGTCAGCGACCATATCTACGACTTCATCATCAAGTTCTGA